Proteins encoded in a region of the Kryptolebias marmoratus isolate JLee-2015 linkage group LG14, ASM164957v2, whole genome shotgun sequence genome:
- the zgc:73226 gene encoding BCL2/adenovirus E1B 19 kDa protein-interacting protein 3: MSLSGSETPEEGLYGSWVELEELIAAVSRRESLTGPQDSISSALQGELERILLEAQLECERSRDSSPQVATPQSTGSPRPTSEQDSDCVTIQEEAERRVDTEWVWDWSSRPENMPPKEFVFQHPKQQSSLSVRKTELMKRRIFSSDVLLILIPSLLASHLLTLGVGIYIGKRLAASTTSTL, from the exons ATGTCTCTGTCCGGTTCGGAAACACCAGAGGAGGGACTTTATG GTTCCTGGGttgagctggaggagctgatcGCAGCCGTGAGCCGCAGGGAGAGTCTGACAGGACCTCAGGACAGCATCTCCTCCGCCCTGCAGGGGGAGCTAGAGAGGATCCTTCTGGAGGCACAGCTGGAGTGTGAGAGGAGTAGAGACAG TTCTCCACAGGTGGCGACTCCACAGTCTACTGGCTCCCCCAGACCCACCAGTGAGCAGGATAGTGACTGTGTGACTATACAG GAGGAAGCTGAGAGGCGAGTGGACACGGAGTGGGTGTGGGATTGGTCCAGTAGGCCTGAAAATATGCCCCCAAa agagtttgtgtttcagcaCCCGAAACAGCAGAGCTCCCTCAGCGTCAGGAAGACAGAATTGATGAAAAGAAGAATCTTCTCCTCTGATGTTCTCCTTATCCTCATTCCCTCTCTGCTGGCTTCGCACCTGCTCACACTCGGAGTCGG TATCTACATAGGAAAGCGTTTGGCCGCTTCCACAACCAGCACGCTGTGA
- the LOC108231025 gene encoding flocculation protein FLO11 isoform X1, producing MVSKEPNHLLTGQSNSKSTLADKLPGTMTVRSVLLNRDSPDIESRLKRRRNRTHQVRFKDLEDGSSSSGNSAIGENNGHQRPATNCNSPHPLRKHSSMSPNPWTNRLQTESLLGQTSVVGAVREDMASTIEKVAAFLARAPPHPLTPGATRRCWASPQANSLTLPMTRRPSTSTSTAIQTSPCLKKPQSLSSTHKSSHSIGDSVGVDGDDEHDSQDEYTTHNHVLMPGSKGQSRALALGDKTVVERRSKASRTDNKSAVTAKTLRHSCPPSVLHSTEPCHCSSVTCRDGTKRQGSSTPSVVRRRKRLNRTASDPGKEVHYCTTPTQTESPSRSPPPLNINLCTTQVQTESPSPPPNSKYCTTQSQTEHQHQSPSLSDEHCTTQIQTTSSGPTLPPDVEQCSTQIQTDSPSHISPIHEPCTTQMQTCSSVASPPLSESPSSAQIQSDNPVSPPVTPNTPTTKITTVPYCTSPPPTRAPGQTPEDCTKPPCSSPSKPACATPPPPSALSISSSTSTPTAAQNSIPYYTVVSPLTIPSTAVACSSLSSNAPQCLSRTCTSPIPNPISSSSLTCSTLTPTISPILTPCDPSKLSTSVPNITQQPPTNNVPLTNLTPCTFVTQTALSCTSISYYTTTHPVGLHPPHLNPTPPSYATLIQTVSHCNIPCQALQHAASVGTGITSYPSPMPNVNSCTSPPPVVKAYVSTLQNAQSCATPTKAVPLYSSTFRAAPPYTPPSQAPHNAQDKRGIRLPPPPPPPPPYTPRKSEPPGPAARTPMLRAENKASEKDKEKENEKKEDIKCTDSPKLCEKASSLKHRAQTPPVAVMKGERHSSTSSPAKACFKPSCLSSAQAQLGVLHKMLCSGANARPNTPNSQHMLPPNQQGCSGARGCSVSGEQPTTRPLTPTQADTIRQVQEILGGLMSRARCKLDPSRVTEKLLSPNGPLHDIRSLQNQLQSLEGVLETSQNTIKVLLDVIQDLEKKEAERDGRHSYRTGQDIENCGTCRDCACIIYSVEHDFRLQEGQVVRTWKVGDPPEGPPQTPTPQAATPHQQDSPQLVRPPATAKKNRKKCFWFL from the exons atggtCAGCAAAGAGCCCAATCACTTGCTCACAGGTCAGAGCAACAGCAAGAGCACCTTGGCAGACAAGCTACCAGGGACAATGACTGTACGCTCTGTGCTCCTCAATCGAGACTCTCCAGATATTGAGAGCCGCCTCAAGCGGCGCCGCAACCGTACCCATCAGGTTCGCTTTAAAGACCTGGAggatggcagcagcagcagtggcaACAGTGCAATAGGAGAAAATAATGGCCATCAAAGGCCTGCCACAAACTGCAATAGTCCACATCCTCTTCGCAAACACAGCAGCATGTCTCCCAACCCATGGACTAACAGGCTACAGACTGAGAGTCTACTTGGCCAGACTTCTGTGGTGGGGGCTGTGCGTGAGGACATGGCCAGTACAATAGAAAAGGTGGCAGCTTTTTTAGCACGGGCTCCTCCTCATCCGTTGACGCCTGGTGCTACACGAAGATGCTGGGCCTCACCACAGGCTAACTCCCTGACTTTGCCGATGACACGAAGGCCCAGTACAAGCACCAGCACAGCCATCCAGACCTCCCCATGCCTCAAAAAACCCCAGTCTCTTTCATCTACCCACAAAAGTAGCCACAGCATTGGGGACTCAGTTGGTGTTGATGGGGATGATGAACATGACTCTCAAGATGAGTACACTACGCACAACCACGTGTTGATGCCTGGGTCCAAAGGTCAGTCCAGAGCTCTTGCCCTTGGTGATAAAACTGTGGTAGAACGAAGATCTAAGGCATCAAGGACAGATAATAAATCAGCTGTTACTGCAAAAACTTTGAGACACAGCTGCCCACCTTCAGTCCTTCACAGCACTGAGCCGTGTCACTGTTCCTCTGTAACCTGCCGTGATGGCACCAAGCGCCAGGGTAGCAGCACTCCCTCAGTGGTGAGAAGGAGAAAACGCCTAAACAGAACAGCAAGTGATCCTGGAAAGGAAGTTCATTACTGCACCACCCCGACGCAGACTGAAAGCCCCAGTCGATCCCCTCCacctttaaatataaatctcTGTACCACTCAAGTTCAAACTGAGAGCCCTTCCCCACCTCCAAATTCAAAATACTGCACCACCCAAAGTCAAACAGAACATCAACATCAGTCTCCATCTTTGAGTGATGAACACTGCACAACTCAAATTCAAACCACCAGTTCTGGTCCAACCCTACCTCCAGATGTTGAGCAGTGTTCCACTCAAATACAAACAGACTCTCCCAGTCACATTTCTCCAATTCATGAACCTTGCACTACACAGATGCAAACTTGTAGCTCCGTTGCTTCTCCACCGCTGTCTGAATCACCCAGCTCAGCACAAATTCAGTCTGACAACCCTGTATCTCCACCTGTTACTCCAAATACTCCAACCACCAAAATTACTACTGTGCCTTACTGTACTTCTCCTCCGCCTACAAGAGCACCAGGACAAACCCCTGAAGACTGCACAAAGCCACCTTGCTCATCTCCTTCCAAGCCAGCTTGTGCCACCCCTCCTCCACCCAGTGCCCTCTCAATTTCATCCTCCACCTCCACACCTACTGCTGCCCAAAACTCTATCCCCTATTATACTGTTGTGTCGCCACTAACAATCCCCAGCACAGCTGTTGCCTGTTCTAGTCTTTCCTCAAATGCACCTCAATGCTTATCACGAACTTGCACCTCCCCAATTCCAAATCCAATATCATCCTCTTCTTTAACCTGTTCCACTCTTACTCCAACTATCAGCCCTATTTTAACACCCTGTGACCCAAGCAAACTTTCAACCAGTGTCCCAAATATAACACAACAGCCACCAACAAATAACGTACCCCTCACAAATCTAACACCCTGCACATTTGTGACTCAGACTGCCCTGTCTTGCACCTCCATATCATATTACACAACCACACATCCAGTTGGTCTCCACCCACCTCACCTAAATCCAACTCCCCCCTCTTATGCCACACTCATACAAACTGTATCTCATTGTAACATCCCATGTCAAGCACTACAACATGCCGCCTCTGTCGGTACGGGCATAACCTCCTACCCCTCCCCTATGCCAAATGTCAACTCTTGCACGTCTCCACCTCCAGTTGTGAAAGCCTACGTGTCCACTCTTCAGAATGCTCAGTCTTGTGCGACTCCAACTAAAGCTGTTCCTCTGTACTCTTCCACATTTCGTGCTGCGCCACCTTACACCCCCCCCTCTCAGGCTCCCCATAATGCTCAGGATAAGAGGGGCATTCGactcccacctcctcctcctccaccgccACCCTACACACCACGGAAAAGCGAGCCGCCAGGTCCTGCAGCCCGAACACCGATGCTCAGGGCAGAGAACAAGGCCAGTGAAAAGGATAAAGAGAAGGAAAACGAGAAAAAGGAGGATATTAAATGTACAGACTCACCCAAGCTGTGTGAGAAAGCCAGCTCTCTGAAGCACAGAGCTCAAACGCCGCCAGTCGCTGTGATGAAGGGAGAGAGGCACTCTTCCACTTCCTCCCCTGCCAAGGCCTGTTTTAAACCCAGCTGTCTTAGTTCGGCCCAGGCTCAGCTTGGGGTGCTACACAAAATGCTCTGCTCAGGAGCCAATGCCAGGCCCAACACACCCAACAGTCAACACATGCTCCCTCCAAACCAGCAGGGTTGCTCTGGAGCCAGGGGCTGCTCTGTCTCCGGGGAGCAGCCTACAACTCGGCCCCTGACTCCCACCCAAGCTGACACTATAAGACAGGTCCAGGAAATTCTGGGAGGGTTGATGTCAAGGGCCAGGTGTAAACTGGACCCATCACGGGTGACAGAGAAGCTCCTGAGTCCTAATGGTCCTCTGCATGACATACGTAGCCTGCAGAACCAGCTCCAGAGTCTGGAAGGGGTCCTGGAGACGAGTCAGAATACCATAAAAGTCCTGCTGGATGTCATTCAAGACCttgaaaaaaaggaagcagagaGAGATGG AAGACATTCATACAGGACTGGACAGGACATTGAGAACTGTGGGACCTGCAGGGACTGTGCTTGCATCATCTACAG
- the LOC108231025 gene encoding flocculation protein FLO11 isoform X2: MVSKEPNHLLTGQSNSKSTLADKLPGTMTVRSVLLNRDSPDIESRLKRRRNRTHQVRFKDLEDGSSSSGNSAIGENNGHQRPATNCNSPHPLRKHSSMSPNPWTNRLQTESLLGQTSVVGAVREDMASTIEKVAAFLARAPPHPLTPGATRRCWASPQANSLTLPMTRRPSTSTSTAIQTSPCLKKPQSLSSTHKSSHSIGDSVGVDGDDEHDSQDEYTTHNHVLMPGSKGQSRALALGDKTVVERRSKASRTDNKSAVTAKTLRHSCPPSVLHSTEPCHCSSVTCRDGTKRQGSSTPSVVRRRKRLNRTASDPGKEVHYCTTPTQTESPSRSPPPLNINLCTTQVQTESPSPPPNSKYCTTQSQTEHQHQSPSLSDEHCTTQIQTTSSGPTLPPDVEQCSTQIQTDSPSHISPIHEPCTTQMQTCSSVASPPLSESPSSAQIQSDNPVSPPVTPNTPTTKITTVPYCTSPPPTRAPGQTPEDCTKPPCSSPSKPACATPPPPSALSISSSTSTPTAAQNSIPYYTVVSPLTIPSTAVACSSLSSNAPQCLSRTCTSPIPNPISSSSLTCSTLTPTISPILTPCDPSKLSTSVPNITQQPPTNNVPLTNLTPCTFVTQTALSCTSISYYTTTHPVGLHPPHLNPTPPSYATLIQTVSHCNIPCQALQHAASVGTGITSYPSPMPNVNSCTSPPPVVKAYVSTLQNAQSCATPTKAVPLYSSTFRAAPPYTPPSQAPHNAQDKRGIRLPPPPPPPPPYTPRKSEPPGPAARTPMLRAENKASEKDKEKENEKKEDIKCTDSPKLCEKASSLKHRAQTPPVAVMKGERHSSTSSPAKACFKPSCLSSAQAQLGVLHKMLCSGANARPNTPNSQHMLPPNQQGCSGARGCSVSGEQPTTRPLTPTQADTIRQVQEILGGLMSRARCKLDPSRVTEKLLSPNGPLHDIRSLQNQLQSLEGVLETSQNTIKVLLDVIQDLEKKEAERDGHSYRTGQDIENCGTCRDCACIIYSVEHDFRLQEGQVVRTWKVGDPPEGPPQTPTPQAATPHQQDSPQLVRPPATAKKNRKKCFWFL, from the exons atggtCAGCAAAGAGCCCAATCACTTGCTCACAGGTCAGAGCAACAGCAAGAGCACCTTGGCAGACAAGCTACCAGGGACAATGACTGTACGCTCTGTGCTCCTCAATCGAGACTCTCCAGATATTGAGAGCCGCCTCAAGCGGCGCCGCAACCGTACCCATCAGGTTCGCTTTAAAGACCTGGAggatggcagcagcagcagtggcaACAGTGCAATAGGAGAAAATAATGGCCATCAAAGGCCTGCCACAAACTGCAATAGTCCACATCCTCTTCGCAAACACAGCAGCATGTCTCCCAACCCATGGACTAACAGGCTACAGACTGAGAGTCTACTTGGCCAGACTTCTGTGGTGGGGGCTGTGCGTGAGGACATGGCCAGTACAATAGAAAAGGTGGCAGCTTTTTTAGCACGGGCTCCTCCTCATCCGTTGACGCCTGGTGCTACACGAAGATGCTGGGCCTCACCACAGGCTAACTCCCTGACTTTGCCGATGACACGAAGGCCCAGTACAAGCACCAGCACAGCCATCCAGACCTCCCCATGCCTCAAAAAACCCCAGTCTCTTTCATCTACCCACAAAAGTAGCCACAGCATTGGGGACTCAGTTGGTGTTGATGGGGATGATGAACATGACTCTCAAGATGAGTACACTACGCACAACCACGTGTTGATGCCTGGGTCCAAAGGTCAGTCCAGAGCTCTTGCCCTTGGTGATAAAACTGTGGTAGAACGAAGATCTAAGGCATCAAGGACAGATAATAAATCAGCTGTTACTGCAAAAACTTTGAGACACAGCTGCCCACCTTCAGTCCTTCACAGCACTGAGCCGTGTCACTGTTCCTCTGTAACCTGCCGTGATGGCACCAAGCGCCAGGGTAGCAGCACTCCCTCAGTGGTGAGAAGGAGAAAACGCCTAAACAGAACAGCAAGTGATCCTGGAAAGGAAGTTCATTACTGCACCACCCCGACGCAGACTGAAAGCCCCAGTCGATCCCCTCCacctttaaatataaatctcTGTACCACTCAAGTTCAAACTGAGAGCCCTTCCCCACCTCCAAATTCAAAATACTGCACCACCCAAAGTCAAACAGAACATCAACATCAGTCTCCATCTTTGAGTGATGAACACTGCACAACTCAAATTCAAACCACCAGTTCTGGTCCAACCCTACCTCCAGATGTTGAGCAGTGTTCCACTCAAATACAAACAGACTCTCCCAGTCACATTTCTCCAATTCATGAACCTTGCACTACACAGATGCAAACTTGTAGCTCCGTTGCTTCTCCACCGCTGTCTGAATCACCCAGCTCAGCACAAATTCAGTCTGACAACCCTGTATCTCCACCTGTTACTCCAAATACTCCAACCACCAAAATTACTACTGTGCCTTACTGTACTTCTCCTCCGCCTACAAGAGCACCAGGACAAACCCCTGAAGACTGCACAAAGCCACCTTGCTCATCTCCTTCCAAGCCAGCTTGTGCCACCCCTCCTCCACCCAGTGCCCTCTCAATTTCATCCTCCACCTCCACACCTACTGCTGCCCAAAACTCTATCCCCTATTATACTGTTGTGTCGCCACTAACAATCCCCAGCACAGCTGTTGCCTGTTCTAGTCTTTCCTCAAATGCACCTCAATGCTTATCACGAACTTGCACCTCCCCAATTCCAAATCCAATATCATCCTCTTCTTTAACCTGTTCCACTCTTACTCCAACTATCAGCCCTATTTTAACACCCTGTGACCCAAGCAAACTTTCAACCAGTGTCCCAAATATAACACAACAGCCACCAACAAATAACGTACCCCTCACAAATCTAACACCCTGCACATTTGTGACTCAGACTGCCCTGTCTTGCACCTCCATATCATATTACACAACCACACATCCAGTTGGTCTCCACCCACCTCACCTAAATCCAACTCCCCCCTCTTATGCCACACTCATACAAACTGTATCTCATTGTAACATCCCATGTCAAGCACTACAACATGCCGCCTCTGTCGGTACGGGCATAACCTCCTACCCCTCCCCTATGCCAAATGTCAACTCTTGCACGTCTCCACCTCCAGTTGTGAAAGCCTACGTGTCCACTCTTCAGAATGCTCAGTCTTGTGCGACTCCAACTAAAGCTGTTCCTCTGTACTCTTCCACATTTCGTGCTGCGCCACCTTACACCCCCCCCTCTCAGGCTCCCCATAATGCTCAGGATAAGAGGGGCATTCGactcccacctcctcctcctccaccgccACCCTACACACCACGGAAAAGCGAGCCGCCAGGTCCTGCAGCCCGAACACCGATGCTCAGGGCAGAGAACAAGGCCAGTGAAAAGGATAAAGAGAAGGAAAACGAGAAAAAGGAGGATATTAAATGTACAGACTCACCCAAGCTGTGTGAGAAAGCCAGCTCTCTGAAGCACAGAGCTCAAACGCCGCCAGTCGCTGTGATGAAGGGAGAGAGGCACTCTTCCACTTCCTCCCCTGCCAAGGCCTGTTTTAAACCCAGCTGTCTTAGTTCGGCCCAGGCTCAGCTTGGGGTGCTACACAAAATGCTCTGCTCAGGAGCCAATGCCAGGCCCAACACACCCAACAGTCAACACATGCTCCCTCCAAACCAGCAGGGTTGCTCTGGAGCCAGGGGCTGCTCTGTCTCCGGGGAGCAGCCTACAACTCGGCCCCTGACTCCCACCCAAGCTGACACTATAAGACAGGTCCAGGAAATTCTGGGAGGGTTGATGTCAAGGGCCAGGTGTAAACTGGACCCATCACGGGTGACAGAGAAGCTCCTGAGTCCTAATGGTCCTCTGCATGACATACGTAGCCTGCAGAACCAGCTCCAGAGTCTGGAAGGGGTCCTGGAGACGAGTCAGAATACCATAAAAGTCCTGCTGGATGTCATTCAAGACCttgaaaaaaaggaagcagagaGAGATGG ACATTCATACAGGACTGGACAGGACATTGAGAACTGTGGGACCTGCAGGGACTGTGCTTGCATCATCTACAG